A genomic region of Salinibacter pepae contains the following coding sequences:
- a CDS encoding sodium/sugar symporter encodes MDPAAVAFTTLDYIIFGVYLLVIVGLGLWVSREEEGTEKDSADYFLASKALPFWAIGSSLIAANISAEQFIGMSGSGFRVGLAIASYEWMAAVTLLVIAWFFLPIYLEKEIYTMPQFLEERYDGRVRMLLAIFWLLVYVFVNLTSVLYMGGLSINVIMGLPLWASVLGLAAVATAYSLYGGLKAVAWTDVVQVVVLVGGGLLTTWVALDAYGGSEAGVVGGFTQLMSDASGRFNMILFEGELMYRNDEGALKDAYQLLPGLSVLFGGLWVANLFYWGCNQYIIQRALAAKSLKEAQRGLAFAGYLKLLLPLIVVVPGIVAFALDAPIQRGDEAYPWLLGEYVGSGFRGLAFAALVAAIISSLASMMNSASTIFTMDLYRNYTSQEAVSERRLVRIGRAVALICIVVAAALAPQLADLDQVFQYIQEYTGFVSPGVLAIFVLGLFWSKATPNAALVSAVLSIPLSAAFKFWAPGVAFLNRMLIVFFLSVALIVAISLLENEGEDHPKAIDVGGIERERDPIYNVAAFGILAITAALYAFFW; translated from the coding sequence ATGGACCCCGCCGCCGTCGCGTTTACGACGCTGGACTACATCATCTTCGGCGTCTACCTGCTTGTTATCGTCGGGCTCGGCCTCTGGGTGTCCCGGGAGGAAGAGGGAACGGAGAAAGACAGCGCCGACTACTTCCTGGCCAGCAAGGCGCTTCCGTTCTGGGCCATCGGGTCCTCGCTCATCGCGGCCAACATCTCCGCCGAGCAGTTCATCGGCATGAGCGGCTCGGGCTTCCGGGTGGGCCTGGCCATCGCCTCCTACGAGTGGATGGCGGCGGTGACGCTGCTGGTGATCGCCTGGTTCTTCCTGCCCATCTACCTGGAGAAGGAGATCTACACGATGCCCCAGTTCCTGGAGGAGCGCTACGACGGGCGGGTGCGGATGCTGCTCGCTATTTTTTGGCTGCTGGTGTACGTGTTCGTGAACCTGACGTCGGTGCTCTACATGGGCGGCCTGTCGATCAACGTCATCATGGGCCTCCCGCTCTGGGCGTCGGTCCTCGGGCTGGCCGCGGTCGCCACCGCCTACAGCCTGTACGGGGGCCTCAAGGCCGTGGCCTGGACCGACGTGGTTCAGGTGGTGGTGCTGGTCGGCGGGGGGCTTCTCACGACCTGGGTCGCGCTCGACGCCTACGGCGGCAGCGAGGCCGGGGTCGTCGGGGGCTTTACGCAGCTGATGAGCGACGCCTCGGGCCGGTTCAACATGATCCTGTTCGAGGGGGAGCTGATGTACCGCAACGACGAGGGGGCCCTGAAAGACGCCTACCAGCTCCTTCCCGGCCTGAGCGTGCTGTTTGGGGGCCTGTGGGTGGCCAACCTGTTCTACTGGGGCTGCAACCAGTACATCATCCAGCGGGCCCTGGCCGCCAAGAGCCTGAAGGAGGCCCAGCGGGGCCTGGCCTTCGCCGGCTACCTGAAGCTGCTCCTTCCCCTCATCGTGGTGGTGCCGGGCATCGTGGCGTTTGCGCTGGACGCCCCCATCCAGCGGGGCGACGAGGCCTATCCCTGGCTGCTGGGGGAGTACGTGGGGTCGGGCTTTCGCGGGCTGGCCTTCGCGGCGCTGGTGGCGGCGATCATCTCCTCGCTGGCGTCGATGATGAACAGCGCCTCCACAATTTTCACGATGGACCTCTACCGCAACTACACCAGCCAGGAGGCGGTGTCCGAGCGGCGCCTGGTACGGATTGGGCGGGCGGTCGCACTGATTTGCATTGTGGTGGCCGCCGCCCTGGCCCCGCAGTTGGCCGACCTCGACCAGGTCTTCCAGTACATTCAGGAGTACACCGGGTTTGTGAGCCCGGGCGTCCTCGCCATCTTCGTGCTGGGGCTGTTCTGGAGCAAGGCCACCCCGAACGCGGCCCTGGTGTCGGCGGTCCTGAGCATTCCGCTCTCGGCGGCCTTCAAATTCTGGGCGCCGGGGGTCGCGTTTCTGAACCGGATGCTGATCGTGTTTTTCCTCTCCGTCGCCCTGATCGTCGCGATCTCCCTGCTGGAGAACGAGGGGGAGGACCATCCG
- a CDS encoding sulfotransferase has product MTFEDRYGWLDRLLHRTAFRAGTAQHALSDVENILYRDTLSSISVDDPVFITALPRSGTTIVLRLLWNTGRFASHTYQDMPFLLCPLFWDRFSDQFDGGTQTAERAHGDGLQVSGKSPEAFEEMIWKHFWPDAYRGHCIQPWSADDHDPAFDTFYESHMRKVVAVRRDAPSADLRYLSKNNLNIARLGALPRPLEAGTFVVPFRAPLQQAASMLQQHERFLQLHDDDDFVREYMEAIGHHEFGHGLRPVNFDGWVDDAPEPTTLAFWVRYWIAAYQHVLAHADENTVLLAYDRLVDEPRTTLSRLADLISVDPSALTGQADQVRPPRSHSVETAALSSETRRRAAALHETLKQRAPL; this is encoded by the coding sequence ATGACTTTCGAGGACCGCTACGGATGGCTCGACCGGCTTCTCCACCGCACGGCCTTCCGCGCCGGCACGGCCCAGCACGCCCTGTCCGACGTAGAGAACATTCTGTACCGGGACACCCTCAGCTCGATTTCGGTCGACGATCCGGTTTTTATCACGGCGCTCCCCCGCTCGGGCACGACCATTGTGCTGCGCCTCCTGTGGAACACGGGCCGGTTCGCGAGTCACACGTATCAGGACATGCCGTTTCTGCTGTGCCCGCTGTTCTGGGACCGGTTCTCCGACCAGTTCGACGGCGGGACCCAGACGGCCGAACGGGCACACGGCGACGGGCTTCAGGTGTCGGGCAAGAGCCCCGAAGCCTTCGAGGAAATGATCTGGAAGCACTTCTGGCCGGACGCGTATCGGGGCCACTGCATCCAGCCCTGGTCGGCCGACGACCACGACCCCGCGTTCGACACGTTTTACGAGTCCCACATGCGCAAGGTCGTGGCCGTACGGCGGGACGCCCCCTCGGCCGATTTGCGCTACCTCTCGAAGAACAACCTCAACATTGCCCGTCTCGGAGCCCTCCCCCGGCCGCTTGAGGCCGGCACGTTCGTGGTCCCGTTCCGTGCCCCGCTCCAGCAGGCGGCCTCGATGCTGCAGCAGCACGAACGCTTCCTCCAGCTGCACGACGACGATGACTTCGTGCGGGAATACATGGAAGCCATCGGGCACCATGAGTTTGGGCACGGCCTTCGCCCCGTAAACTTCGACGGCTGGGTCGACGACGCCCCCGAGCCGACGACCCTTGCCTTCTGGGTCCGGTACTGGATCGCGGCCTACCAGCACGTGCTGGCCCACGCCGACGAAAATACGGTCCTTCTCGCGTACGACCGCCTCGTTGACGAACCGCGCACCACCCTTTCTCGTTTGGCCGATCTCATTTCTGTGGACCCATCCGCCCTCACCGGTCAGGCCGATCAGGTGCGTCCGCCCCGCTCCCATTCCGTCGAGACCGCCGCCCTCTCTTCGGAAACGCGACGGCGCGCCGCTGCGCTGCACGAGACGTTGAAGCAGCGCGCCCCCCTTTGA
- a CDS encoding arylsulfotransferase family protein, with translation MKVWFVASVALLAFLIGFAVRAARVPPNDVLKQAWMQARSTVEPPTFLKPRVHNRSGVRLERPDAMQDGVTLLTSTWKGPEGWSPRVRLINRTGDVLHEWRIDETALFADSLDLSRKHYLHGSHLLPNGDVLFNVEHGGTARVDACGNVEWRLPIGTHHSIDRAADGSFWVSDLTQSLRRTSSAYPDGYPGLEAAYFDRLTRISPEGQVLQTIGVLDILYGSDLARYVSKAYISGQQESPESDLPSTDPTHLNDVEPLPPSMADAYPLFEAGDLLVSLRNVHLVFVLDPETETVKWHASEPFIMQHDPDFIGDGWIGVFDNNRDFTERGTVQGGTRIIGIQPHTDSTRKIFPTPQSESFHTKKGGKWQLLDNGNLLLTEHHAGRVMEVAPDGRTVWEWIHPPHEGSTVPAVQEGTRYDLSPDEINEWPCASKDFVRTPTPQ, from the coding sequence TTGAAAGTTTGGTTTGTTGCCTCGGTGGCACTGCTGGCCTTTTTGATTGGCTTCGCGGTGCGGGCGGCCCGGGTGCCTCCCAATGATGTTCTGAAACAGGCATGGATGCAGGCCCGATCGACGGTCGAGCCCCCGACCTTCCTAAAGCCCAGGGTACACAACCGCAGCGGCGTCCGGCTCGAACGGCCCGATGCGATGCAGGACGGCGTCACGCTGCTTACCTCCACGTGGAAGGGCCCGGAGGGATGGTCGCCTCGCGTTCGGCTCATCAACCGGACCGGCGACGTGCTCCACGAATGGCGGATTGACGAGACGGCCCTCTTCGCCGATTCTCTTGACCTGAGCCGAAAGCACTACCTTCACGGATCCCACCTGCTTCCCAACGGCGACGTGCTGTTCAACGTGGAGCACGGGGGAACGGCACGTGTGGATGCCTGCGGCAACGTAGAGTGGCGTTTGCCCATTGGCACCCACCACTCCATCGACCGGGCCGCGGATGGGTCGTTTTGGGTTTCTGACCTTACACAGTCTCTTCGTCGCACGAGCAGTGCCTATCCAGACGGGTATCCCGGACTGGAGGCCGCCTACTTCGATCGGCTTACTCGCATCTCACCGGAGGGCCAAGTGCTCCAGACCATCGGTGTCCTCGACATACTGTACGGCAGTGATTTGGCCCGCTACGTCAGTAAGGCATACATATCAGGACAGCAGGAAAGCCCCGAGTCTGACCTGCCCAGCACAGACCCAACGCACTTGAATGACGTGGAGCCCCTGCCTCCCTCCATGGCCGACGCGTACCCGCTGTTCGAGGCTGGGGACCTCCTGGTCTCTCTGCGCAACGTCCATCTCGTGTTCGTCCTCGACCCCGAGACGGAAACGGTGAAGTGGCACGCGTCTGAGCCTTTTATCATGCAGCACGACCCCGACTTCATCGGCGACGGCTGGATCGGGGTGTTTGATAATAACCGGGACTTCACCGAGCGGGGGACTGTGCAGGGGGGAACCCGCATCATCGGAATTCAACCTCACACTGACTCCACGAGAAAAATCTTCCCGACGCCTCAGTCTGAATCCTTCCACACCAAAAAGGGGGGGAAGTGGCAGTTGCTCGATAATGGCAACCTGCTTCTGACTGAGCACCATGCGGGACGAGTCATGGAGGTCGCCCCAGACGGCCGTACGGTCTGGGAGTGGATCCATCCTCCCCACGAGGGCTCGACGGTCCCTGCGGTGCAGGAGGGCACCCGGTACGACCTGTCTCCCGATGAGATCAACGAGTGGCCCTGCGCCTCGAAAGACTTCGTTCGCACACCCACACCACAATAG
- a CDS encoding glycosyltransferase family 4 protein, which produces MRLLFVTQDFPPDVGGIQTYSWEVATRLAERVEALEVIAPRRPSAARVDRAAPPAVNRVRGRPDWLPVTALPTVARRAVRLRADVAVHAQWQTVGASALARWLTGYPRRIVCAAHGRELLFNPLSGRPGLGAAYDRFRRWSLAQPDALLPVSRYTAGLLEDQGVPPARLRVVPNGTDPERFRPRGGRALRDRLGIGARPMLLTVGRLVPRKGVDTVLRALPRIAASVPEVRYVVAGTGPARSRLERLAVRRGVSDRVHFVGHVADDALPAYYSAADLFVMPAREAPPDVEGFGLVFLEANACGTPAVGARSGGIPDAIVDRETGLLVPPAAPTALASALASLLHAPERLATLGRQGRTRTRRTANWQEVARNVHAVLSEVA; this is translated from the coding sequence ATGCGCCTCCTGTTTGTCACCCAGGACTTCCCGCCGGACGTAGGCGGCATTCAGACGTACTCCTGGGAGGTCGCGACCCGGCTGGCCGAGCGGGTGGAGGCCCTTGAGGTGATCGCCCCCCGTCGCCCCTCTGCCGCGAGGGTCGACCGGGCCGCGCCTCCCGCCGTCAACCGCGTTCGCGGGCGCCCCGACTGGCTGCCGGTTACCGCCCTTCCCACTGTCGCCCGGCGGGCCGTTCGTTTGCGGGCCGACGTGGCCGTTCATGCCCAATGGCAAACCGTGGGGGCGTCCGCACTCGCCCGATGGCTCACCGGCTACCCACGCCGCATCGTCTGTGCCGCCCACGGGCGCGAATTGCTCTTCAACCCGCTGTCGGGCCGCCCCGGGCTTGGGGCCGCCTACGACCGGTTTCGGCGGTGGTCGCTGGCGCAGCCCGACGCCCTCCTCCCGGTGAGTCGGTATACGGCGGGCCTCCTCGAAGACCAGGGCGTCCCGCCCGCCCGTCTCCGCGTGGTGCCGAACGGCACGGACCCGGAGCGCTTTCGTCCCCGAGGGGGCAGGGCGCTCCGCGACCGCCTCGGCATCGGGGCCCGCCCGATGCTGCTCACGGTCGGGCGATTGGTCCCGCGGAAGGGCGTCGACACGGTTCTCCGGGCCCTTCCCCGCATCGCCGCCTCCGTGCCGGAGGTGCGGTACGTGGTCGCCGGCACCGGCCCCGCCCGCAGTCGGCTGGAGCGGCTGGCCGTTCGCCGGGGCGTGTCCGACCGGGTCCACTTCGTCGGGCACGTGGCCGACGACGCGTTGCCCGCCTACTACTCCGCGGCCGACCTCTTCGTCATGCCGGCCCGCGAGGCCCCGCCCGACGTGGAGGGATTCGGGCTCGTTTTTCTGGAGGCCAACGCCTGCGGCACCCCCGCCGTCGGGGCACGCTCTGGGGGCATCCCGGACGCGATCGTGGATCGGGAGACCGGCCTGCTCGTGCCCCCGGCCGCCCCAACCGCCCTGGCCTCCGCCCTCGCTTCTCTGCTGCACGCCCCGGAGCGGCTCGCGACCCTGGGGCGCCAGGGCCGCACGCGCACCCGGCGCACGGCCAACTGGCAGGAGGTGGCCCGGAACGTCCACGCGGTGCTGTCGGAGGTGGCGTAG
- a CDS encoding DUF3047 domain-containing protein, producing the protein MIVDNFEDDTPGTFPDGWVFVKSDEDIQSYEESRNPGETVEVREENENRYVRLITDGEALRYTKRNGVDFEWNLKDHPRLTWRWRAQQLPEGASEKGQNDTGGAVYVTFGSDWLGRPKSIKYTYSSSLPVGTTVSFGPLKVIVVDSAREPRTGEWETVQRRIRDDYRQVFGEDPPDRPVSITLWSDSDTTGDEAKVDVDDIELLPPR; encoded by the coding sequence GTGATTGTCGACAACTTCGAAGACGACACGCCCGGGACGTTTCCCGACGGATGGGTGTTCGTGAAGTCGGATGAGGACATCCAGTCGTATGAGGAGAGTCGCAATCCGGGCGAGACCGTGGAGGTGCGGGAGGAGAACGAGAACCGCTACGTCCGGCTCATCACAGACGGAGAGGCGCTGCGGTACACAAAGCGCAACGGCGTCGACTTTGAGTGGAACCTGAAGGACCACCCCCGCCTCACGTGGCGCTGGCGGGCGCAGCAGCTGCCGGAGGGCGCCAGCGAAAAAGGCCAGAACGACACCGGGGGTGCGGTGTACGTGACGTTCGGGTCAGACTGGCTGGGGCGGCCGAAGAGCATCAAGTACACCTACAGCTCCTCCCTGCCCGTGGGCACGACCGTCTCCTTCGGCCCGCTGAAAGTCATCGTCGTCGACTCGGCCCGTGAGCCGCGCACGGGGGAGTGGGAGACGGTGCAGCGGCGCATCCGGGACGACTACCGGCAGGTGTTTGGCGAGGATCCCCCCGATCGCCCGGTGTCGATCACGCTGTGGAGCGACTCGGACACCACCGGCGACGAGGCAAAGGTCGACGTCGACGACATCGAATTGCTTCCGCCCCGGTGA
- a CDS encoding DUF4385 family protein — MAGAYETDFRAHPEAYRYESSEQGVFKVQPYKDELLPDWGFKDEAAAEAAVEAVREAYERYRAADDFVGMDMARKYLQMGFTRAMRYAKYPGGQKYDDDGTQREPEEWADPEKRAAAVVFRDAWQALTDDPAYQRRKEHHQNEVYDPDASPMVG; from the coding sequence ATGGCAGGCGCGTACGAGACTGACTTCCGGGCCCACCCGGAGGCCTACCGGTACGAGTCCAGCGAGCAGGGCGTGTTCAAGGTCCAGCCGTACAAGGACGAGCTGCTTCCCGACTGGGGCTTTAAGGACGAGGCCGCCGCGGAGGCCGCGGTGGAGGCCGTCCGGGAGGCGTACGAACGGTACCGGGCCGCGGACGACTTCGTGGGCATGGACATGGCGCGCAAGTACCTGCAGATGGGCTTCACCCGGGCCATGCGGTACGCAAAGTATCCGGGCGGACAGAAGTACGACGACGACGGCACCCAGCGAGAGCCCGAAGAGTGGGCCGACCCGGAGAAGCGGGCGGCGGCCGTCGTCTTCCGTGACGCGTGGCAGGCCCTCACGGACGACCCCGCGTACCAGCGCCGGAAAGAACACCACCAGAACGAGGTGTACGACCCGGACGCGAGCCCGATGGTGGGCTGA
- a CDS encoding alpha/beta fold hydrolase: protein MEDDPANHFSVSLEWHWVDREGVRLHVRAAGPEDGPLVVLLHGFPEFWYGWRRQIPALAAAGYRVVVPDQRGYNRSDAPRAVAAYDLDRLVDDVCAVIDAAGRARASVVGHDWGAMVGWHLAHAHPERLRRLAVLNVPHPRVFRDTLRTSPTQLLRSTYALFFQVPGLPEWLLGRNDGQGLATMLRWSGRPDTFADADLAAYRRAWRRPGRLRGMLNWYRAAGRRALRRIPPSDPIDVPTLVVWGAQDVALGRQMAAPSAAMCADGRLRIIDDATHWVQHDAPATVNRLLLGHLEA from the coding sequence ATGGAGGACGATCCCGCGAATCATTTCTCGGTGTCTCTTGAGTGGCACTGGGTCGACCGTGAAGGGGTGCGACTGCATGTGCGGGCGGCGGGCCCCGAGGACGGCCCGCTCGTGGTGCTGCTCCACGGCTTTCCGGAGTTCTGGTACGGGTGGCGCCGTCAGATCCCGGCCCTCGCCGCGGCGGGCTACCGGGTCGTCGTGCCGGACCAGCGCGGCTACAACCGGAGCGACGCGCCGCGGGCCGTCGCCGCCTACGACCTGGACCGTCTCGTGGACGACGTGTGCGCGGTCATCGACGCCGCGGGCCGGGCTCGCGCCTCGGTCGTGGGGCACGACTGGGGCGCGATGGTGGGCTGGCACCTTGCCCACGCCCACCCGGAGCGCCTGCGGCGCCTCGCGGTCCTCAACGTGCCGCACCCCCGCGTTTTTCGGGACACGCTCCGCACGAGCCCCACGCAGCTGCTCCGGAGCACGTACGCGCTGTTCTTTCAGGTGCCCGGCCTGCCGGAGTGGCTGCTCGGGCGCAACGACGGCCAGGGCCTCGCCACGATGCTCCGGTGGAGCGGGCGCCCCGACACGTTTGCCGACGCGGACCTTGCGGCCTACCGCCGGGCGTGGCGCCGGCCGGGCCGGCTTCGGGGCATGCTCAACTGGTACCGGGCTGCGGGCCGGCGCGCCCTGCGGCGCATTCCGCCCTCGGATCCGATCGACGTGCCGACGCTCGTGGTGTGGGGCGCCCAGGACGTGGCCCTCGGCCGGCAGATGGCGGCCCCCAGCGCCGCGATGTGTGCCGACGGGCGCCTCCGGATAATCGACGACGCCACCCACTGGGTGCAGCACGACGCCCCGGCGACCGTCAACCGGCTGCTGCTCGGCCACCTAGAGGCGTAG